One window of the Methanofastidiosum sp. genome contains the following:
- a CDS encoding DUF86 domain-containing protein, with amino-acid sequence MKREVKKYLFDIKTSIDSIFDFLGEKRDFYEYQNNKLLRRGIEREIEIIGEAMNRIMKIAPEIQIENARQIVDTRNWVIHGYDKVDDVVIWGIVSIHLPKLRIEIEEYLSKE; translated from the coding sequence ATGAAGCGTGAAGTAAAGAAATACCTTTTTGATATTAAAACATCCATAGATTCCATATTTGACTTTCTCGGGGAGAAAAGAGATTTCTATGAATATCAGAACAATAAATTGCTTAGAAGAGGTATTGAAAGAGAAATTGAGATTATCGGCGAGGCAATGAATCGAATAATGAAAATTGCACCCGAAATTCAAATTGAAAATGCTAGACAAATAGTTGATACAAGAAATTGGGTTATTCACGGATATGACAAAGTGGATGATGTTGTTATATGGGGGATAGTTTCAATTCACTTACCAAAACTTAGGATAGAAATAGAAGAATATTTATCGAAAGAATAA
- a CDS encoding nucleotidyltransferase domain-containing protein → MQQLLEKRKKELIAICQALSIKSIYAFGSVVSDRFRDDSDIDFLISFSDNLTVDEYTKNYFTLHYKLRELFNREIDIVTERTLSNPYFIESINESKQLIYEA, encoded by the coding sequence ATGCAACAATTATTAGAAAAACGAAAGAAAGAATTGATTGCTATTTGTCAAGCACTTAGCATTAAGAGCATCTATGCCTTCGGCTCTGTTGTATCAGATAGATTTCGAGATGATAGTGATATCGATTTTCTTATCTCATTTTCAGACAATTTAACTGTTGATGAATATACAAAGAATTATTTCACACTTCATTATAAACTTAGAGAACTATTTAATAGAGAAATTGACATCGTAACTGAAAGAACACTTTCAAATCCCTATTTTATTGAAAGCATTAATGAATCAAAACAACTGATTTATGAAGCGTGA